A stretch of Treponema vincentii F0403 DNA encodes these proteins:
- a CDS encoding Hsp33 family molecular chaperone HslO, with protein MIHASIDDKALQQHLDKLEKDGLHIFTAGDGLFRGGLFHGTRFVNRIRAQHRLGILETMVLGQAGLCAALMIQTMKGRETLQLRYETDGPATGFAVEADSRGFVRGYLLQNPIPINTPLESWDLAPFFGNGIISVTRFTESDQTSGREPQRSIVEIKYRNIAKDLAWYFQQSEQLYTAFNTSIRLDSIGRVVGAGGFFIQRMPITGGTFRRGQVKTEEEIEDTVISMERAFSACPPLGDWFAEGGNCEDIIFGLLREFNPQSVAVRNIEFDCPCSQNYYLEALRTLPKAELKNLKETADDPLEIVCRNCSSVYHIPLAQL; from the coding sequence ATGATACACGCATCTATTGACGATAAAGCATTACAACAGCATCTGGATAAGCTGGAAAAAGACGGACTTCATATTTTTACCGCAGGCGACGGTTTGTTCCGCGGCGGGCTTTTCCACGGTACACGATTTGTAAACCGGATACGCGCACAGCACCGGTTAGGAATATTGGAAACAATGGTACTTGGACAAGCAGGACTTTGCGCAGCCTTGATGATTCAAACGATGAAAGGACGCGAAACCCTCCAGCTCCGCTACGAAACGGACGGTCCCGCAACCGGCTTTGCCGTAGAAGCAGATTCGCGGGGATTTGTACGCGGCTACCTTTTACAAAACCCTATTCCGATCAATACACCGCTTGAAAGTTGGGATCTTGCCCCCTTTTTCGGCAACGGTATTATCAGCGTTACGCGGTTTACCGAATCTGATCAAACAAGCGGACGAGAGCCGCAGCGAAGTATTGTCGAAATCAAATACCGAAATATTGCAAAGGATCTTGCATGGTATTTTCAGCAATCGGAACAACTCTACACCGCTTTTAATACCAGTATCCGTCTTGACAGCATCGGCAGAGTTGTCGGCGCCGGAGGCTTTTTTATTCAGCGGATGCCGATTACGGGCGGAACCTTCCGGAGAGGACAAGTAAAGACGGAAGAAGAAATTGAAGATACCGTTATCAGCATGGAGCGGGCTTTTTCAGCCTGCCCCCCGCTCGGCGACTGGTTCGCTGAAGGAGGCAACTGCGAAGACATCATCTTCGGGCTTTTACGGGAGTTTAACCCTCAATCGGTTGCCGTACGGAACATTGAGTTCGATTGCCCGTGCTCGCAGAACTATTATTTGGAAGCATTGCGGACACTGCCGAAAGCCGAACTTAAAAACTTAAAAGAAACGGCAGACGACCCGCTTGAGATTGTCTGCCGGAATTGTTCCAGCGTATACCATATACCGCTGGCACAACTATAG
- a CDS encoding 2-hydroxyacyl-CoA dehydratase — protein MIFNDKLQMGIDVGSTTVKTVILSADNSVVYSRYERHRADIRKTIIMVVTEALDTVAKTYGNHAQLQVRVTGSGGLAVSKWLSVPFVQEVVAAAVAVQAKIPQTDVAIELGGEDAKITYFGHSVEQRMNGTCAGGTGAFIDQMAALLETDATGLNELAKNATTIYPIAARCGVFAKTDVQPLINEGARREDIAASIFQAVVSQTISGLACGKPIRGRCAFLGGPLHFLDQLRQRFIETLHLKDDEIIVPENSELFVALGAALSAGTNQSLRPSSHRAVDNGAESGAISCTAPTQTQLMRTGYRSRPEAVPEITDKTVFTNPAALTVEILRNKLGSLADAEMQEVQRLPPLFENDEALAEFRERHGRERAETAPLAEASGPVFLGMDAGSTTTKAVLIDREGRILWQFYESNAGNPVNLAVTMLQSLYKQIPSGAHIARSLSTGYGEGLFQAAFGVDTGEVETIAHHRAADFFLPGVDFLLDIGGQDMKCIRMKNNCISSIQLNEACSSGCGSFLDNFARSLGMPVKDFSTQALRAPKPIDLGSRCTVFMNSRVKQAQKEGASVGDISAGLSYSVIKNALFKVIKLRNTASIGDKIIVQGGTFHNDAVLRAFELTTGKEAVRPDISGLMGAFGAALLARDQWKEQGADINVRSNILPAEGLDALTVKLELSRCGKCANNCLLTINRFNTPAAGNRIFITGNRCEIGAEIAERENNQQKESLLKVGKKKQGSNLPNLFDWKYKRMFSYKPLTEAEAERGTIGIPRVLNLYENYPFWFTLFTELKFSVKLSPRSSRKLYELGLESIPSESVCYPGKISHGHIESLLKAGITTIFYPCIPYETQEDPKSNNHFNCPVVTSYPEVLKNNIDALRQDEHIRFLNPFLPLYNEKRLGERLHEELNKYWHITLDEIRAAVRKAKEEAEAVKKETQFQGEAALRQIKEQGLIGIVLAGRPYHLDPEINHGIPELLTGLGLAVLTEDSVAHLGTLPRPLRVVDQWVYHNRLYRAAEFTARQDNLAFIQLTSFGCGLDAVTADQVQEITEAQGKMYTLLKIDEGSNLGAVRIRIRSLLAAIRERSKGTTAKAPGYRGFKRVEFTEEMSKRYTVLAPQMAPIHFDLLEAAFRHSGFNLVILPDTDPQAIDCGLRYVNNDACYPAIIVAGQMISALQSGKYDLNATALIITQTGGGCRATNYIGFIRRALEDAGLGYIPVIGLSAQQIEKNSGFKPTFGLADRALKALCLGDLLMRVLYRTRPYEQEKGAANALYRRYADRIKTELQHMSGRDYRKVVRDIVHDFDTLPLIQAEKPRIGVVGEILVKFHPTANNDIVGTIEREGAECVMPDLMDFFFYSLFHGIYYETSLESSAFNRLKYHIAIWYIERYRNGMKKELNKSRRFTAPESIYNLAKGVRGVLDLGNAAGEGWFLTAEMVELIKSGVSSIACLQPFACLPNHVTGKGMIKELRRRYPDAQISAIDFDPGASEVNQLNRLKLLLANAPYGEHPDGIHQKGA, from the coding sequence ATGATTTTTAACGATAAACTCCAAATGGGAATAGACGTCGGATCGACAACGGTAAAAACGGTGATTCTTTCCGCTGACAATTCCGTAGTATATAGCCGATATGAGCGGCATCGTGCAGATATCCGTAAAACGATTATCATGGTGGTAACGGAAGCCTTAGATACGGTCGCAAAGACTTACGGCAATCATGCTCAACTACAGGTTCGGGTAACCGGTTCAGGCGGTTTAGCAGTTTCAAAATGGCTATCAGTACCGTTTGTACAAGAGGTAGTCGCCGCTGCCGTTGCCGTGCAGGCAAAGATTCCTCAAACGGATGTCGCTATCGAACTGGGCGGGGAAGATGCGAAGATAACCTACTTCGGCCATTCGGTTGAGCAGCGCATGAACGGTACCTGCGCCGGAGGTACGGGGGCTTTTATCGACCAAATGGCGGCACTTCTCGAAACCGATGCAACGGGATTGAATGAGCTTGCCAAAAACGCAACGACGATTTATCCCATCGCCGCCCGCTGCGGAGTCTTTGCAAAAACCGACGTACAGCCACTCATCAACGAAGGTGCGCGGCGGGAGGATATCGCCGCAAGTATCTTTCAAGCGGTTGTCAGTCAAACCATTTCCGGCCTTGCGTGCGGAAAACCCATCCGCGGGCGCTGCGCCTTTTTAGGCGGGCCGTTACACTTTCTCGACCAACTGCGGCAGCGGTTTATCGAAACATTACACCTGAAAGATGATGAAATCATCGTGCCGGAAAACTCGGAGCTCTTTGTCGCACTCGGCGCAGCGCTCAGTGCCGGTACCAATCAATCGCTGCGGCCGTCATCCCATCGGGCTGTCGATAACGGCGCAGAATCGGGGGCAATTTCCTGTACGGCGCCGACGCAGACACAACTGATGCGGACGGGTTACCGCAGCCGGCCGGAAGCCGTGCCGGAAATAACAGATAAAACCGTATTTACCAATCCCGCCGCCTTAACGGTAGAAATTCTGCGGAATAAACTGGGTTCGCTTGCCGATGCGGAAATGCAGGAAGTACAGCGCCTTCCGCCGCTCTTTGAAAATGATGAGGCGCTTGCCGAGTTCCGTGAACGGCACGGACGGGAACGAGCGGAAACAGCTCCCCTTGCGGAAGCGTCCGGCCCGGTATTCCTCGGTATGGATGCAGGCTCTACCACAACAAAGGCCGTACTCATCGACCGCGAAGGAAGGATCCTCTGGCAGTTCTATGAATCGAATGCGGGAAACCCGGTCAATCTTGCAGTAACTATGCTGCAATCCCTCTATAAACAAATTCCGAGCGGCGCACATATAGCCCGCTCTTTATCCACGGGCTACGGCGAAGGGCTTTTCCAAGCGGCTTTCGGCGTCGATACCGGAGAAGTTGAAACCATAGCGCACCACCGCGCGGCGGATTTCTTCCTGCCCGGCGTTGACTTTTTGCTCGACATCGGCGGACAGGATATGAAGTGTATCCGCATGAAAAACAACTGCATCAGCTCCATTCAATTAAACGAAGCTTGTTCTTCCGGCTGCGGCAGCTTTTTGGATAACTTTGCCCGCTCGCTCGGCATGCCGGTTAAAGATTTTTCTACGCAGGCGCTCCGTGCCCCCAAACCCATCGACCTCGGCAGCCGCTGTACGGTGTTTATGAACAGCCGTGTTAAGCAGGCGCAAAAGGAAGGCGCATCCGTTGGCGACATTTCGGCGGGACTTTCGTATTCGGTTATTAAAAATGCCCTTTTTAAAGTAATCAAATTGAGAAATACCGCTTCTATCGGCGACAAAATCATTGTGCAAGGCGGTACCTTCCACAACGATGCGGTGCTGCGCGCCTTTGAATTAACTACGGGGAAAGAAGCGGTACGGCCCGACATCAGCGGTTTGATGGGGGCTTTCGGCGCCGCGCTCCTTGCCCGTGATCAATGGAAAGAACAGGGGGCGGATATCAATGTCCGCTCGAATATCTTACCGGCGGAAGGACTTGATGCGCTTACCGTTAAACTGGAACTTTCCCGTTGCGGTAAATGCGCCAACAATTGTCTTTTGACCATCAATCGGTTTAATACACCTGCGGCAGGCAACCGTATTTTTATTACGGGAAACCGCTGTGAAATCGGCGCCGAAATAGCCGAAAGAGAAAATAATCAGCAAAAAGAATCGCTGCTAAAGGTTGGAAAAAAGAAACAAGGCAGCAATCTGCCGAACCTCTTCGACTGGAAGTATAAACGGATGTTTTCGTATAAGCCGCTGACGGAGGCCGAAGCGGAACGAGGAACAATCGGTATTCCGCGCGTACTCAACCTGTACGAAAATTATCCGTTCTGGTTTACACTTTTTACCGAGCTGAAATTTTCGGTAAAATTATCGCCGCGCTCATCCCGCAAACTCTATGAATTGGGATTGGAATCCATTCCGTCGGAATCGGTATGTTATCCCGGCAAAATTTCCCACGGGCACATCGAATCGCTGTTAAAAGCAGGCATTACGACAATATTCTATCCCTGCATTCCGTATGAAACACAGGAAGACCCCAAGTCTAATAACCACTTTAACTGTCCGGTCGTAACGAGTTATCCCGAAGTGCTTAAAAACAATATCGATGCGCTGCGGCAGGATGAGCATATCCGTTTCCTCAATCCGTTTTTGCCGCTCTATAACGAAAAGCGGCTCGGAGAGCGCCTCCACGAAGAGCTCAATAAATACTGGCATATTACGCTTGACGAAATCCGTGCTGCCGTGCGGAAGGCTAAAGAAGAAGCAGAGGCGGTAAAAAAAGAAACACAGTTCCAAGGAGAGGCGGCGCTCCGGCAAATAAAAGAACAGGGACTTATCGGTATCGTACTTGCCGGCCGTCCCTATCATCTTGACCCTGAAATCAATCATGGAATCCCTGAACTGTTGACAGGCTTAGGACTCGCCGTATTAACCGAGGACTCCGTTGCTCATTTGGGAACACTGCCCCGCCCCTTGCGGGTTGTCGACCAGTGGGTATACCACAACCGGCTATACCGCGCCGCAGAATTTACCGCGCGGCAGGATAACCTCGCATTTATTCAGCTTACCAGCTTCGGCTGCGGGTTGGATGCGGTTACAGCCGATCAGGTACAGGAAATTACCGAAGCGCAAGGAAAAATGTATACCCTGCTCAAAATTGACGAAGGTTCAAACCTCGGCGCAGTACGTATCCGTATCCGCAGCTTACTCGCCGCCATCCGTGAACGGAGCAAAGGAACAACCGCAAAAGCGCCGGGCTACCGCGGCTTTAAGCGGGTTGAATTTACCGAAGAAATGAGCAAACGGTATACCGTCCTCGCGCCGCAGATGGCTCCCATTCACTTTGACTTACTGGAAGCAGCCTTTCGGCATTCGGGCTTCAATCTCGTCATATTGCCGGATACCGATCCGCAAGCAATCGACTGCGGACTGCGCTACGTGAACAATGATGCCTGCTATCCGGCCATTATTGTGGCGGGGCAGATGATTTCGGCGCTGCAGTCGGGAAAATACGACCTCAACGCAACGGCGCTCATCATCACGCAGACAGGAGGCGGGTGCCGCGCGACAAACTATATCGGCTTCATCCGGCGGGCATTGGAGGATGCAGGACTGGGATATATTCCGGTAATCGGATTAAGCGCTCAGCAAATTGAAAAGAACTCAGGCTTTAAGCCGACGTTCGGTTTGGCGGATCGTGCCTTAAAAGCGCTCTGCCTCGGCGACTTGCTGATGCGTGTATTATACCGCACCCGCCCCTACGAACAGGAAAAGGGAGCGGCAAATGCGCTTTATCGCCGTTACGCCGACAGGATAAAGACCGAATTACAGCACATGTCAGGACGGGACTACCGTAAAGTAGTACGCGATATTGTCCATGACTTTGACACGCTGCCGCTTATACAAGCTGAAAAGCCTCGTATCGGCGTAGTCGGTGAAATTCTGGTAAAATTCCATCCGACGGCTAACAACGATATTGTCGGTACTATTGAACGGGAAGGTGCGGAATGTGTCATGCCCGACTTAATGGATTTCTTCTTCTATTCCCTATTTCACGGGATTTACTACGAAACCTCGCTGGAATCGAGCGCTTTTAACCGCCTCAAATACCACATAGCAATCTGGTATATAGAACGGTACCGCAATGGAATGAAAAAGGAGCTGAATAAAAGCCGGCGCTTTACCGCACCTGAATCGATATATAATCTTGCAAAGGGTGTCCGCGGAGTTTTGGATTTAGGCAATGCCGCCGGAGAAGGCTGGTTCCTAACCGCCGAAATGGTTGAGCTTATTAAGTCGGGGGTTTCCAGCATCGCCTGTTTGCAGCCGTTTGCCTGCCTCCCCAATCACGTTACCGGCAAAGGAATGATTAAAGAATTACGCCGCCGCTATCCCGATGCACAGATATCAGCTATAGACTTTGACCCGGGCGCAAGCGAGGTAAATCAGCTTAACCGCCTTAAACTCCTGTTAGCAAATGCTCCTTACGGCGAACATCCTGATGGAATACACCAAAAGGGAGCGTAA
- the rsmD gene encoding 16S rRNA (guanine(966)-N(2))-methyltransferase RsmD, translating to MRITGGTLKNRQVQCPKGIIRPAMDRMRESLFAILGDLDGKSFLDLFTGSGMCGLEAYSRGAYPVVLVEKDKDKFPILLKNAALADKTLECKCMPVELYLQRSKKSFDIIYLDPPFPYQFHYDLLYTIAEKPILAEGGLALIHRPKEKDLPGEILSLTRIDQRAYGRSIVDFYRKTTSF from the coding sequence ATGCGCATAACAGGCGGAACACTGAAAAACCGGCAAGTCCAATGTCCTAAGGGAATTATTAGACCCGCAATGGATAGGATGAGAGAATCTCTTTTTGCAATTTTGGGCGATTTAGACGGAAAGTCCTTTTTGGATCTGTTTACCGGATCGGGTATGTGCGGGCTTGAAGCCTATTCGAGAGGGGCCTATCCTGTGGTATTGGTAGAAAAAGATAAGGATAAATTTCCGATTTTGTTAAAAAATGCTGCGCTTGCAGATAAAACACTTGAGTGTAAATGTATGCCGGTGGAGCTTTATCTGCAGCGTTCAAAAAAAAGTTTTGATATTATCTATCTTGATCCCCCGTTTCCGTACCAGTTTCATTATGACCTACTGTATACCATTGCCGAAAAACCGATTTTGGCTGAAGGCGGGCTTGCGCTCATACACCGCCCCAAGGAAAAAGACTTACCCGGCGAAATCCTTTCATTAACCCGCATCGACCAGCGCGCGTATGGTCGATCGATAGTGGATTTTTATCGAAAGACGACTTCCTTTTGA
- a CDS encoding FprA family A-type flavoprotein, which produces MYSVREVTKDVWWVGGHDHRLTLFENMHPIPLGVSYNAYLLFDKKSTILFDTAEWTSCPQLMENITYLLEKYGREKVDYLVVNHMECDHSSSVTTVLEKWAPTIISTEKGFMLMRQFAYNPDDYKTDTVKEGDTRTFEDHTIAFVEAPMVHWPEVMVTLDVTNGVLFSADAFGSFIALDGKLFAKEVNYPRDWIDEARRYLTNIVGKYGPEVMHLVGKVLKLDLLPKIKYICALHGLVWEADNFPYILDKYLHWATYTPEEKGVLLVYGSIYGNTESAAFALASKIVEKGITNVSVYDASSTHVSYLISEAFKFSHIVICSPTYNLNIFPPIHEFLDHMRLLNLQNRKIAIVENGSWAVRSGDLIQEFIEKNMDDMEILNERITIASTMSPDKGYELDSMAQAIADSMNATDIALPEGVPQLDVSNIHFARERR; this is translated from the coding sequence ATGTACAGTGTACGTGAAGTTACAAAAGATGTGTGGTGGGTCGGCGGCCACGATCACCGCTTAACATTGTTTGAAAATATGCACCCGATACCCCTCGGTGTAAGCTATAACGCATATCTTCTGTTTGATAAAAAGAGTACCATCCTCTTTGATACGGCGGAATGGACGTCATGCCCGCAGCTGATGGAAAACATCACCTATCTGCTTGAAAAATACGGACGTGAGAAGGTTGACTACTTGGTTGTAAACCACATGGAATGCGATCACTCTTCTTCCGTAACCACCGTGTTGGAAAAATGGGCGCCGACGATTATCTCTACGGAAAAAGGCTTTATGCTGATGCGCCAGTTTGCCTATAATCCCGACGACTACAAAACGGATACCGTAAAAGAAGGTGATACCCGCACCTTTGAAGACCACACCATTGCCTTTGTTGAAGCGCCGATGGTGCACTGGCCGGAAGTTATGGTTACTCTTGACGTAACCAACGGTGTGCTGTTCTCTGCAGATGCGTTCGGTTCGTTTATTGCGCTGGATGGAAAGCTCTTTGCAAAAGAAGTAAACTATCCACGAGACTGGATAGACGAAGCACGGCGCTATTTGACAAACATTGTCGGTAAATACGGCCCCGAAGTTATGCACCTGGTCGGTAAAGTGCTCAAGCTTGACCTCTTGCCGAAGATTAAGTATATCTGCGCACTGCACGGTTTGGTATGGGAAGCAGATAACTTTCCCTATATCCTCGATAAATACCTGCACTGGGCAACCTATACGCCGGAAGAAAAGGGCGTGTTGCTGGTGTACGGTTCCATTTACGGAAACACGGAATCGGCTGCATTTGCACTTGCGTCGAAGATCGTCGAAAAAGGCATTACCAATGTGTCGGTGTACGATGCATCGAGCACACATGTGTCGTATCTGATTTCCGAGGCCTTTAAGTTCAGCCATATCGTCATTTGTTCCCCGACGTACAACCTGAATATCTTCCCGCCGATTCATGAGTTCTTGGATCACATGAGACTCTTGAATTTACAGAATAGAAAAATCGCTATTGTAGAAAACGGTTCATGGGCGGTACGGTCGGGCGACCTTATTCAGGAATTTATTGAAAAGAATATGGATGATATGGAAATTCTCAATGAACGTATCACCATCGCGTCGACTATGAGTCCCGATAAGGGCTATGAGCTTGATTCTATGGCTCAGGCTATCGCCGATTCTATGAATGCGACGGATATTGCACTGCCGGAAGGTGTTCCGCAGCTCGATGTTTCCAACATTCATTTCGCCCGCGAGCGCAGGTAA
- a CDS encoding FAD-binding protein — MAVARLKGDPRIGITGMRKRIFPDGDTMKEKVHKLVQQLVEVERFKFYKDVDINSLMAMAPIGVSGGRGVKDKETWHLIEDLAKAAGASIGSSRPAAETLKYVPVQRYVGMSGQKFKGNLYFAIGISGAIQHLKGIKDASRIIAINKSKKAPIFSHCDYGIVGDLEEVVPLLIEELNALSKEELTFPYPKIKKAPIPRPSRIGPQYVCLGCGYKYVPEEGNKDADIPPETLFEHLDPEFTCPDCGEAKDRFIKLTFRNN, encoded by the coding sequence ATGGCAGTAGCTCGATTAAAAGGCGATCCGAGAATCGGGATTACCGGAATGCGCAAACGTATCTTCCCCGACGGCGATACGATGAAAGAAAAGGTTCACAAACTGGTTCAGCAGTTGGTTGAAGTGGAACGCTTTAAGTTCTACAAAGATGTGGATATCAATTCACTTATGGCAATGGCTCCGATCGGTGTTTCAGGCGGCCGCGGCGTAAAAGACAAGGAAACATGGCATTTAATAGAAGACTTGGCAAAGGCGGCAGGCGCCTCCATCGGCTCTTCCCGTCCCGCAGCGGAGACCTTAAAATACGTTCCGGTGCAGCGCTATGTCGGAATGTCCGGTCAAAAATTTAAAGGCAATCTCTATTTTGCAATCGGTATTTCCGGGGCTATTCAGCATTTAAAGGGCATCAAAGACGCTTCCCGCATTATTGCGATTAACAAAAGCAAAAAAGCACCGATTTTCTCCCACTGCGATTACGGAATCGTCGGCGATTTGGAAGAAGTTGTTCCGCTTCTGATTGAAGAATTAAATGCACTTTCAAAAGAAGAACTGACCTTCCCTTATCCGAAAATTAAGAAGGCTCCCATACCGCGTCCGTCACGGATCGGACCGCAGTATGTCTGTTTGGGCTGCGGATATAAATATGTACCGGAAGAAGGAAATAAGGACGCGGATATTCCGCCGGAAACCTTGTTCGAGCATCTCGATCCCGAATTTACCTGTCCCGATTGCGGTGAGGCAAAGGATCGCTTTATCAAGCTGACATTCCGCAACAACTAA
- a CDS encoding acyl-CoA dehydrogenase family protein: MLFKTTEAHEALRKQVREWAEKEVKPIVLEKDRGPVEDAWMEDQVKQMGAHGWLGIPYSKEYGGAGLDVISYAIVVEELSRVDGGIGVICSAHTSLGAYPIAEFGTEAQKQKYLVPLAKGEKIGAFGLTEPNAGSDAGGTETEYIDDGSNYILNGSKIFITNAPKADTYVIFAANPDVPGTKGISAFIVEKGDAGFEFGEHYDKLGIRTSATSELIFNEVTIPHDRLLGKEGEGFKIAMKTLDGGRIGIASQALGIAQGAYEEAVKYARTREQFGKPIGAQQNLAFKLADMLTKIEAARLLIYKAAEKKENHEDYGLDSAMAKMYASDIALEVVNDALQIHGGSGFIKGIPVEKMYRDAKITTIYEGTNEIQRLVIASKILGKLGKANRQ; this comes from the coding sequence ATGTTATTCAAAACGACAGAAGCGCACGAAGCGTTACGGAAGCAAGTTCGCGAATGGGCGGAAAAAGAAGTAAAACCTATTGTGCTTGAAAAAGACCGCGGTCCGGTTGAAGATGCGTGGATGGAAGATCAGGTAAAACAGATGGGGGCTCACGGTTGGTTGGGTATTCCCTATTCAAAAGAATACGGCGGCGCAGGACTCGACGTTATCAGCTATGCGATTGTTGTGGAAGAGCTATCCCGCGTTGACGGAGGAATCGGCGTAATCTGTTCCGCCCATACATCATTAGGCGCATATCCGATTGCGGAATTCGGGACGGAAGCGCAAAAACAGAAATATCTGGTACCGCTTGCAAAAGGCGAAAAGATCGGGGCGTTCGGTTTAACCGAACCGAATGCGGGAAGCGATGCCGGCGGAACCGAAACCGAATATATCGATGACGGCTCCAATTATATTCTGAACGGCTCCAAGATTTTTATTACGAATGCACCGAAAGCGGATACGTATGTTATTTTTGCCGCAAACCCCGATGTTCCCGGTACCAAAGGTATCAGTGCATTTATCGTAGAAAAAGGTGATGCCGGCTTTGAATTCGGCGAGCACTACGACAAACTCGGTATTCGCACCTCTGCAACTTCGGAACTTATTTTTAACGAAGTAACGATTCCGCACGACCGCTTACTCGGCAAGGAAGGAGAAGGCTTTAAAATCGCTATGAAGACGCTTGACGGCGGACGCATCGGTATCGCAAGTCAAGCACTCGGTATTGCACAAGGCGCTTACGAAGAAGCCGTAAAATATGCCCGCACTCGTGAACAGTTCGGTAAGCCGATCGGCGCACAGCAGAACCTTGCATTCAAGCTTGCCGATATGCTGACAAAGATCGAAGCTGCCCGTCTTTTGATCTATAAAGCTGCGGAAAAGAAAGAAAATCACGAGGATTACGGCCTCGATTCTGCGATGGCAAAGATGTATGCATCGGATATCGCGCTTGAAGTGGTGAATGACGCACTGCAAATTCACGGCGGTTCCGGCTTCATTAAGGGTATTCCGGTAGAGAAGATGTACCGCGATGCCAAGATTACCACCATCTACGAAGGTACCAACGAAATTCAGCGCCTTGTTATTGCATCTAAGATCTTGGGAAAACTCGGTAAGGCAAACCGGCAATAA
- the fliJ gene encoding flagellar export protein FliJ → MKKFQFSLQKLLDIRTFREKEAETNLGRAVAAREAIVLRLTEIAQEEIKTRRSLGLSLKTPAELALHENYLERLHNDREKQEKALVEAELVIEKMRKIYIKAHQERLIVTKLRERKEVEWKAEGLKQQDAVLDDIVNAREYKKSHNL, encoded by the coding sequence ATGAAGAAATTTCAATTTTCTCTTCAAAAGCTCTTGGATATCCGAACCTTCCGCGAAAAAGAAGCGGAAACCAACCTCGGACGTGCCGTTGCCGCCCGCGAAGCGATTGTATTGCGCCTGACCGAAATCGCACAGGAAGAAATAAAAACCCGCCGATCACTTGGGTTAAGCCTTAAAACCCCTGCTGAGCTCGCCTTGCACGAAAACTACTTGGAACGACTCCATAATGACCGCGAGAAACAGGAAAAAGCGCTGGTAGAAGCGGAGCTCGTTATCGAAAAAATGCGGAAAATCTATATCAAGGCGCATCAAGAACGGCTCATTGTAACGAAGCTGCGGGAGCGGAAAGAAGTCGAATGGAAAGCTGAGGGGCTGAAACAGCAAGATGCTGTTCTTGACGATATCGTCAACGCCCGCGAATATAAAAAAAGCCATAATCTATAG